A portion of the Fusobacterium nucleatum genome contains these proteins:
- a CDS encoding sulfite exporter TauE/SafE family protein yields MEFDIVKFLILAVFCFIAAVVDAISGGGGLISLPAYFAVGFPPHMALGTNKLSAFLSTFASAFKFWKAKKVNVEIVSKLFAFSLAGAVLGVKTAVSIDTKYFKPISFGILILVFLYALKNKSLGENNYYKGTTPKTIILGKIMAFCLGFYDGFLGPGTAAFLMFCLIKIFKLDFSSASGNTKILNLSSNFASLVVFAFLGKLNWAYGISIAIVMTFGAIIGSRLAILKGNKFIKPVFLVVTIVLILKMSVEIFF; encoded by the coding sequence ATGGAGTTTGATATTGTAAAATTTTTGATCCTTGCAGTTTTTTGCTTTATTGCAGCTGTTGTTGATGCTATTTCTGGTGGTGGTGGTTTAATTTCTCTACCTGCATATTTTGCAGTAGGTTTCCCACCACATATGGCATTAGGAACTAATAAATTATCAGCTTTTCTTTCTACATTTGCTAGTGCCTTCAAATTTTGGAAAGCTAAAAAAGTCAATGTTGAAATTGTTTCAAAACTATTTGCTTTTTCTCTTGCTGGTGCTGTTTTAGGAGTTAAAACCGCTGTTTCTATTGATACTAAATATTTTAAACCTATTTCATTTGGAATACTTATTTTAGTTTTTCTTTATGCTTTAAAAAATAAGAGTCTGGGAGAAAATAATTACTATAAAGGAACTACTCCAAAAACTATTATACTTGGGAAGATAATGGCATTTTGTTTAGGTTTCTATGATGGTTTTTTAGGACCTGGAACTGCTGCATTTTTAATGTTCTGTTTAATTAAAATATTCAAATTAGATTTTTCCTCTGCAAGTGGGAATACAAAGATTTTAAACCTTTCAAGTAACTTTGCTAGCTTAGTTGTATTTGCATTTTTAGGGAAATTAAATTGGGCCTATGGGATATCTATTGCAATTGTTATGACTTTTGGAGCTATTATAGGTTCAAGACTTGCTATATTAAAAGGAAATAAATTTATAAAACCAGTATTTTTAGTTGTAACTATTGTTTTAATTTTAAAAATGTCAGTTGAGATATTTTTTTAA
- a CDS encoding aldose epimerase family protein — MEEIKVYTLENEFLKVEFLNLGAIIKKIELKNKNGDVKNVVLGYENIEKYRENPAYLGAIIGRTAGRIKDGILKIDDIKYQLDKNNNGNTLHGGKKSISHRFWNVGKIENGLCFSIKSFHLDNGYPANIEIKVSYILNNNELLIKYFATTDNLTYLNLTNHGYFNLNGNPNKPIYEDILKIDSDYLIGIDKNSIPCKTINLDNNIFDFRESKKLEEFFKADDEQKTLANNGIDHPYIFNKEIGKLEIKNLESGIKISVETDNPAVVIYTANYLQDIGFKKHSAICFETQEAPNLYRDEDINIYPTFIDKNTNYGKYTKFIFEIN; from the coding sequence TTGGAAGAAATAAAAGTATATACACTTGAAAACGAATTTTTAAAAGTTGAATTTTTAAATTTAGGAGCTATCATAAAAAAAATAGAACTTAAAAATAAAAATGGAGATGTTAAAAATGTTGTTCTTGGCTATGAAAATATTGAAAAATATAGAGAAAATCCTGCATACTTAGGAGCAATTATAGGAAGAACAGCTGGAAGAATAAAAGATGGTATATTGAAAATAGATGATATAAAATATCAATTAGATAAAAACAATAATGGAAATACCTTACATGGTGGAAAAAAATCTATCAGTCATAGATTTTGGAATGTTGGAAAAATTGAAAATGGACTATGTTTTTCTATAAAAAGCTTTCATTTAGATAATGGTTATCCTGCAAATATAGAAATAAAAGTTAGTTATATTTTAAATAATAATGAACTTTTAATAAAATATTTTGCTACAACTGATAACCTAACTTATTTGAATTTAACTAACCATGGTTATTTTAATTTAAATGGAAATCCTAATAAGCCTATCTATGAAGATATCTTAAAAATAGATTCAGATTACTTGATAGGAATAGATAAAAATTCTATTCCTTGTAAAACTATAAATTTGGATAATAATATTTTTGATTTTAGAGAGTCTAAAAAATTAGAAGAATTTTTTAAAGCTGATGATGAACAAAAAACTCTTGCTAATAATGGTATTGACCACCCTTATATCTTTAATAAAGAAATTGGAAAATTAGAGATTAAAAATCTTGAAAGTGGAATTAAAATATCAGTTGAAACTGATAATCCAGCTGTTGTAATTTACACTGCTAATTATTTACAAGATATAGGATTTAAAAAACATTCTGCTATTTGTTTTGAAACACAAGAAGCACCAAATTTATATAGAGATGAAGATATAAATATTTATCCAACTTTTATTGATAAAAATACTAATTATGGAAAATATACAAAATTCATTTTTGAAATAAATTAA
- the pgsA gene encoding CDP-diacylglycerol--glycerol-3-phosphate 3-phosphatidyltransferase produces the protein MNLPNRLTMIRFILAIPFIIFLQYSDSSKYGLIFRLISLVIFVIASLTDFFDGYIARKYNLITDFGKIMDPLADKILVISALVIFVQLEYIPGWMSIIVLAREFLISGIRILAAAKGEIIAAGNLGKYKTTSQMLVVIVALAIGPIGFYISDYFFTVAEVLMLIPVILTIWSGWEYTFKAKHYFTEQ, from the coding sequence ATGAATTTACCTAATAGACTTACTATGATTAGATTTATATTGGCAATTCCTTTTATAATATTTTTACAATATTCAGATTCAAGTAAATATGGTTTGATTTTTAGATTAATTTCTCTTGTGATATTTGTAATTGCTTCACTCACAGATTTCTTTGATGGCTATATTGCAAGAAAATATAATTTAATAACTGATTTTGGAAAAATTATGGACCCTCTTGCTGATAAAATACTTGTTATTTCAGCTCTTGTTATATTTGTACAATTAGAGTATATCCCAGGTTGGATGTCTATTATTGTCTTAGCTCGTGAATTTTTAATCAGTGGAATAAGAATACTTGCAGCAGCAAAAGGTGAAATCATTGCAGCTGGAAATTTGGGAAAATACAAAACAACAAGCCAAATGCTTGTTGTTATAGTTGCTTTGGCAATAGGACCTATTGGTTTTTATATATCTGATTATTTCTTTACTGTAGCAGAAGTTTTGATGTTGATACCTGTTATTTTGACAATATGGTCAGGTTGGGAATATACTTTTAAAGCAAAACACTATTTTACTGAACAATGA
- a CDS encoding YggT family protein, whose product MSLLAYSLITIIQKLFWLVDILILIRVLLSWIPMNNNFTELIYNLTEPMLKPFKDFLNKYINLPIDFSPLLFLLCLEAVERILIRFIIVIF is encoded by the coding sequence ATGTCACTTTTAGCATATTCACTTATAACTATAATACAAAAATTATTTTGGCTTGTTGATATTTTAATATTAATTAGAGTTCTTTTATCTTGGATTCCAATGAATAATAATTTTACTGAACTTATTTACAATTTAACTGAACCTATGTTAAAGCCATTTAAAGATTTTTTAAATAAATATATAAATTTACCTATTGATTTTTCACCATTGCTTTTTTTACTTTGTTTAGAAGCAGTTGAAAGAATTTTAATAAGATTTATTATAGTTATTTTTTAA
- the pnp gene encoding polyribonucleotide nucleotidyltransferase, whose protein sequence is MFDEKIMELELAGRTLKVSTGKISRQSSGAIVIQYGDTVLLSTANRSKEARKGADFFPLTVDYIEKFYSSGKFPGGFNKREGRPSTNATLVARLIDRPIRPMFPDGFNYDVHIVNTVLSYDEINIPDYLGVIGSSLALMISDIPFLGPVASVIVGYKNGEFILNPSPKELEESELDLIVAGTKEAVNMVEAGAKELDEETMLKAIMFAHENIKKICEFQEEFSKLYGKENIEFEKPEVLTLVKDFIDTNGYERLQQAVLTTGKKNREDAVDSLEEELMEKFIQENYPDVPEEELPEDIILEFKTYYHDLMKKLVREAILYHKHRVDGRTTTEIRPLDAQINVLPIPHGSALFTRGETQSLAITTLGTKEDEQLIDDLEKEYYKKFYLHYNFPPYSVGEVGRMGSPGRRELGHGSLAERALSYVIPTEEEFPYTIRVVSEITESNGSSSQASICGGSLSLMSAGVPIKEHVAGIAMGLIKEGEEFTVLTDIMGLEDHLGDMDFKVAGTKSGITALQMDIKITGITEEIMRIALNQAHQARIQILELMNNTISKPAELKSNVPRIQQITIPKDKIAALIGPGGKNIKGIIEQTGATVDITDDGLVSVFAKDADTLEKTLKLVDSFVREVEYNEVYEGRVVSIMKFGAFMEILPGKEGLLHISEISPERVEKVEDVLSVGDVFKVRVISMEGGKISLSKKKV, encoded by the coding sequence ATGTTTGATGAAAAAATTATGGAGCTAGAACTCGCTGGAAGAACTTTAAAAGTTTCAACTGGTAAAATTTCTAGACAATCTAGTGGAGCTATTGTAATTCAATATGGAGATACAGTTCTTCTATCTACTGCTAACCGTAGTAAAGAAGCAAGAAAAGGTGCAGACTTTTTCCCATTAACTGTTGACTATATAGAAAAATTTTATTCAAGTGGTAAATTTCCAGGAGGATTTAACAAAAGAGAAGGAAGACCTTCAACAAATGCCACATTGGTAGCAAGACTTATTGATAGACCAATAAGACCGATGTTTCCAGATGGATTTAACTATGATGTACATATAGTTAATACTGTTTTATCTTATGACGAAATAAATATACCTGACTATTTAGGTGTAATTGGTTCATCTCTTGCACTTATGATTTCTGATATTCCATTCTTAGGACCTGTTGCAAGTGTAATAGTTGGATATAAGAATGGTGAATTTATTTTAAATCCTTCTCCAAAAGAATTGGAAGAAAGTGAACTTGATTTAATCGTTGCTGGAACAAAAGAAGCTGTAAATATGGTTGAAGCAGGGGCAAAAGAATTAGATGAAGAAACTATGTTAAAAGCAATTATGTTTGCACATGAAAATATTAAAAAGATTTGTGAATTCCAAGAAGAATTCTCTAAATTATATGGAAAAGAAAATATAGAGTTTGAAAAACCAGAAGTATTAACTCTTGTTAAAGATTTCATTGACACTAATGGATATGAAAGATTACAACAAGCTGTTTTAACTACTGGTAAAAAGAATAGAGAAGACGCTGTTGACTCATTAGAAGAAGAATTGATGGAAAAATTTATACAAGAAAATTATCCTGATGTTCCAGAAGAAGAATTACCAGAAGATATAATATTAGAATTTAAAACTTACTATCATGATTTAATGAAAAAATTAGTTAGAGAAGCTATTCTTTATCATAAACATAGAGTTGATGGAAGAACAACCACTGAAATAAGACCATTAGATGCTCAAATAAATGTATTACCTATTCCTCATGGTTCAGCATTATTTACAAGAGGAGAAACTCAATCTCTTGCAATTACAACATTAGGAACTAAAGAAGATGAGCAATTAATAGATGATTTAGAAAAAGAATATTATAAAAAATTCTATTTACACTATAACTTCCCTCCATATTCAGTTGGAGAAGTTGGAAGAATGGGGTCTCCTGGAAGAAGAGAATTAGGACATGGTTCACTTGCCGAAAGAGCTTTAAGCTATGTTATTCCTACTGAAGAAGAATTCCCTTACACTATAAGAGTTGTATCTGAAATAACTGAATCTAACGGTTCATCATCACAAGCTTCTATCTGTGGTGGTTCATTATCACTTATGTCAGCTGGTGTCCCTATAAAAGAACATGTTGCTGGTATAGCAATGGGGCTTATTAAAGAAGGAGAAGAATTTACAGTTCTAACAGATATAATGGGACTAGAAGACCACTTAGGAGATATGGACTTCAAAGTTGCTGGTACAAAATCTGGAATTACAGCTTTACAAATGGATATTAAAATTACAGGTATAACAGAAGAAATTATGAGAATTGCTTTAAATCAAGCTCATCAAGCTAGAATTCAAATATTAGAGCTTATGAATAATACAATTTCTAAACCTGCTGAATTAAAATCTAATGTACCTAGAATACAACAAATTACTATTCCAAAAGATAAGATTGCAGCTCTTATTGGACCAGGTGGAAAAAATATTAAAGGTATCATAGAACAAACAGGAGCTACTGTTGATATAACTGATGATGGACTTGTATCTGTCTTTGCAAAAGATGCTGATACATTAGAAAAAACTTTAAAACTGGTAGATTCTTTTGTAAGAGAAGTTGAGTACAATGAAGTTTATGAAGGGCGTGTAGTTTCTATTATGAAATTTGGTGCATTTATGGAAATTCTACCTGGAAAAGAAGGTTTACTTCATATTTCTGAAATTTCACCAGAAAGAGTTGAAAAAGTTGAAGATGTACTTTCAGTTGGAGATGTATTTAAGGTAAGAGTTATTTCTATGGAAGGTGGAAAAATCTCTTTAAGTAAAAAAAAGGTTTAA
- the rsmH gene encoding 16S rRNA (cytosine(1402)-N(4))-methyltransferase RsmH yields MEKIGNDYHIPVLYYETLDNLVINPDGTYIDCTLGGGSHSEGILERLSDKGLLISIDQDTNAIEYSKKRLEKFGSKWKVFKGNFENIDTIAYMAGVDKVDGILMDIGVSSKQLDDPDRGFSYRYDVKLDMRMNTDQKISAYDVVNTYSEEQLSKIIFEYGEERHARKIAKLIVEERKSSPIEKTSDLITLIKRAYPERASKHPAKKTFQAIRIEVNRELEVLENAMSKAVELLKVGGRLAIITFHSLEDRIVKNKFKDLATACKCPKDIPICVCGGVKKFEIITKKPIIPIDDELKNNNRAHSSKLRILERIFD; encoded by the coding sequence ATGGAAAAAATTGGAAATGATTATCATATCCCTGTCTTGTATTATGAAACCTTAGATAATTTAGTTATAAATCCTGATGGTACCTATATAGATTGTACTCTTGGTGGTGGAAGTCATTCAGAAGGAATTTTAGAAAGATTATCTGATAAAGGTCTTCTTATATCTATTGACCAAGACACTAATGCAATAGAATATTCTAAAAAGAGATTGGAAAAATTTGGTTCAAAATGGAAAGTCTTTAAGGGAAATTTTGAAAATATTGATACCATTGCCTATATGGCAGGAGTTGATAAAGTTGATGGAATTTTGATGGATATAGGTGTATCTTCTAAACAACTTGATGACCCAGATAGAGGCTTTTCATATAGATATGATGTCAAATTAGATATGAGAATGAACACAGATCAAAAAATTTCTGCTTATGATGTTGTAAATACTTATTCAGAGGAGCAACTATCAAAGATAATTTTTGAATATGGAGAAGAAAGACATGCTAGAAAAATTGCAAAACTTATAGTTGAGGAAAGAAAATCTTCTCCAATAGAAAAAACTTCTGATTTAATTACTTTAATCAAAAGAGCTTATCCAGAAAGAGCTTCAAAGCACCCAGCTAAAAAAACTTTTCAAGCTATTAGAATAGAGGTAAATAGAGAACTAGAAGTTTTAGAAAATGCTATGTCTAAGGCAGTTGAACTTTTAAAAGTTGGAGGAAGACTAGCCATTATAACTTTCCATTCATTAGAAGATAGAATAGTAAAAAATAAATTTAAAGATTTAGCAACTGCTTGTAAGTGTCCAAAGGACATTCCTATCTGTGTATGTGGTGGAGTTAAAAAATTTGAAATCATCACAAAAAAGCCTATAATACCAATAGATGATGAACTAAAAAATAATAATAGAGCTCACTCATCAAAACTTAGAATTTTAGAAAGGATATTTGATTAA
- a CDS encoding YiiX/YebB-like N1pC/P60 family cysteine hydrolase yields the protein MKNFKIILILISLLFLTACSSVKTAPKYEEKKNVKWKQVEPPVIILNLEPGDIVIKEKTINPIGMFGHVAVMKNDRIIVDYPKLGNKSYTIDVDYWLEKGRDILVLRYKDMNDEFKKKLVKNMEKYFGKNYKISSDRMNTDGFYCSQYVWYIYYITAQEMGFELDLDSDGGNFVLPYDFINSPYLEIVN from the coding sequence ATGAAAAATTTTAAAATAATATTAATACTAATAAGTTTACTTTTTTTAACAGCTTGTTCAAGTGTAAAAACAGCCCCTAAATATGAAGAAAAGAAAAATGTTAAGTGGAAACAAGTAGAGCCACCTGTTATAATTCTAAATCTTGAACCCGGAGATATTGTAATCAAAGAAAAAACTATAAATCCTATTGGTATGTTTGGACATGTAGCTGTAATGAAGAATGATAGAATTATTGTTGACTATCCTAAACTTGGTAATAAATCATATACTATTGATGTTGATTATTGGCTGGAAAAGGGTAGAGACATACTTGTTCTTAGGTATAAAGATATGAATGATGAATTTAAAAAAAAATTAGTAAAAAATATGGAGAAATATTTTGGAAAAAACTATAAAATAAGTTCTGATAGAATGAATACAGATGGTTTTTACTGTTCTCAATATGTTTGGTATATCTACTACATAACTGCACAGGAAATGGGATTTGAATTAGATTTAGATTCAGATGGTGGAAATTTTGTATTACCTTATGATTTTATAAATTCTCCATATTTAGAAATAGTAAATTAG
- the rlmD gene encoding 23S rRNA (uracil(1939)-C(5))-methyltransferase RlmD translates to MLKVSDIIQIKIDKIVFGGEGLGYYNGFAVFVPMSIPEDELEIEIISIKKTYARGLIKNIIKASPERIDNHKFTFEDFYGCDFAMLKYESQLKYKRFMVEEVIRKIAGLSDIEISDVLASEDIYNYRNKIIEPFSVYANKIITGFFKRKSHEVFEVDENILNSKLGNKIIKELKEILNKNKISVYDENTHKGILRNIMIRTNSNNEAMVVLIINSNKITENIKKLLFKLRENIEEIKSIYISLNSKKTNTVIGEKNILIYGEKSIKENINRIEFHISPTSFFQINVKQAKRLYDIAISFFDNIDNKYIVDAYSGTGTIGMIIAKKAKKVYAIEIVKSASEDGEKTAKENGIENIEFINGAVEKELVKLVNNNQKIDTIIFDPPRKGLETSIIDKVAELNLKEVVYISCNPSTFARDVKLFSEKGYVLKKLQAVDMFPQTSHIECVGLIERKI, encoded by the coding sequence ATGTTAAAAGTATCCGATATTATACAAATAAAAATTGATAAAATAGTCTTTGGTGGAGAAGGACTAGGATATTACAATGGTTTTGCTGTTTTTGTTCCTATGTCTATTCCAGAAGATGAACTTGAAATTGAAATAATTTCTATTAAAAAAACTTATGCTAGAGGCTTAATTAAAAATATTATTAAAGCTTCACCTGAAAGAATAGACAACCACAAATTTACTTTTGAAGATTTCTATGGCTGTGATTTTGCTATGCTTAAATATGAGAGTCAATTAAAATATAAAAGATTTATGGTTGAAGAAGTTATAAGAAAAATTGCAGGGCTTTCTGATATTGAAATCTCTGATGTCCTAGCAAGTGAAGATATATATAATTATAGAAATAAAATTATAGAACCTTTTTCTGTGTATGCTAACAAGATTATTACAGGTTTCTTTAAAAGAAAAAGTCATGAAGTTTTTGAAGTTGATGAAAATATTTTGAACTCTAAATTAGGAAATAAAATTATAAAAGAATTAAAAGAAATTTTAAATAAAAATAAAATTTCTGTCTATGATGAAAATACTCATAAAGGAATTTTAAGAAATATAATGATAAGAACAAATTCTAATAATGAAGCTATGGTTGTTCTTATTATAAATTCTAATAAGATTACTGAAAATATTAAGAAATTATTGTTTAAATTGAGAGAAAATATAGAAGAAATAAAATCTATTTACATTTCTTTAAATTCTAAAAAGACAAATACTGTCATTGGAGAAAAGAATATTCTAATTTATGGTGAGAAATCTATTAAAGAAAATATAAATAGGATAGAATTTCATATATCTCCAACTTCATTTTTCCAAATAAATGTAAAACAAGCTAAAAGATTATATGATATAGCAATAAGTTTCTTTGATAATATAGACAATAAATATATAGTAGATGCTTATTCAGGTACTGGAACTATTGGAATGATAATCGCAAAGAAAGCTAAAAAAGTCTATGCTATTGAGATAGTAAAATCTGCTAGTGAAGATGGAGAAAAAACTGCTAAAGAAAATGGAATAGAAAATATTGAATTTATAAATGGAGCTGTTGAAAAAGAACTGGTTAAACTTGTAAACAATAACCAAAAGATAGATACTATTATATTTGACCCTCCAAGAAAGGGGCTAGAAACTTCTATTATAGATAAGGTTGCTGAACTTAATTTAAAAGAGGTTGTTTATATTTCTTGTAATCCTTCAACTTTTGCAAGAGATGTAAAGTTATTTTCTGAAAAGGGATATGTTTTAAAGAAACTACAAGCTGTGGATATGTTCCCACAAACTAGCCATATTGAGTGTGTGGGACTGATAGAAAGAAAAATTTAG
- a CDS encoding ATP-binding protein, producing MIIERKQYLNELIKKKDNGRIKIITGIRRCGKSYLLFKLYKDYLLGNGIKKEQIIEMALDEIDNIKYRNPFELNDYIKNKITKNKKYYIFIDEIQFSKPVKNPYITDSDEEITFVDTLLGLMKNVNLDIYVTGSNSKMLSKDILTQFRDRGDEIHVYPLSFAEFYNTYKDKNLAWRDYVVFGGMPYILSLETFEEKSTYLKNLFEETYIKDIIERNKIQNSSDILDILLDFISSAIGSLTNPLKLSNRFLSENKISISHNTISKYLSYFEDSYILYSTKRYDIKGAKYFTTPLKYYFADTGLRNARLNFRQVEETHIMENIIYNDLIRRGYNVDVGVVEYNQTDDNKKKRIQLEVDFVVNRGNIRYYIQSALALNSEEKKEQEINSLKRIDDSFKKIVVVKDDIIPRYDEQGIYYIGIKDFLLTDSVFEN from the coding sequence ATGATAATTGAAAGAAAACAATATCTAAATGAATTAATAAAAAAGAAAGATAATGGAAGAATAAAAATCATTACAGGAATAAGGAGATGTGGAAAGTCTTATTTATTATTTAAATTGTATAAAGATTATTTATTAGGCAATGGAATAAAAAAAGAGCAAATTATTGAAATGGCACTTGATGAAATAGATAATATCAAGTATAGAAATCCTTTTGAGTTAAATGACTACATAAAAAATAAAATAACTAAAAATAAGAAATACTATATTTTTATTGATGAAATTCAATTTTCAAAACCAGTAAAAAACCCATATATTACTGACTCTGACGAAGAAATAACCTTTGTTGATACTTTACTTGGACTTATGAAAAATGTGAATTTAGATATTTATGTTACAGGTAGTAATTCTAAAATGCTTTCAAAAGATATCTTGACTCAATTTAGAGATAGAGGAGATGAAATTCATGTATATCCTCTATCATTTGCTGAGTTTTATAATACTTATAAAGATAAAAATTTAGCTTGGCGTGATTATGTAGTATTTGGTGGAATGCCTTATATTTTAAGTTTAGAAACTTTTGAGGAAAAGAGTACTTATTTAAAAAATTTATTTGAAGAAACTTATATTAAGGATATTATTGAAAGAAACAAAATTCAAAATAGTTCAGATATATTAGATATTTTACTTGATTTTATTTCATCAGCAATAGGTTCTCTTACAAATCCACTAAAACTTTCAAATAGGTTTTTATCTGAAAATAAAATAAGTATATCCCATAATACTATTTCTAAATATCTTTCTTATTTTGAAGATTCTTATATATTATATAGTACTAAAAGATATGATATAAAGGGAGCAAAATATTTTACAACACCTCTAAAATATTATTTTGCTGATACTGGACTTAGAAATGCAAGACTTAATTTTAGACAAGTGGAAGAAACACATATTATGGAAAATATAATTTATAATGATTTAATTAGAAGAGGTTATAATGTTGATGTTGGTGTTGTTGAATATAATCAGACAGATGATAATAAAAAGAAGAGAATACAATTAGAGGTTGATTTTGTTGTCAATAGAGGTAATATTAGATACTATATACAATCAGCTTTAGCATTAAATAGTGAAGAAAAAAAAGAACAGGAAATTAACTCTTTAAAAAGAATTGATGATTCATTCAAAAAGATAGTTGTTGTAAAAGATGACATTATTCCAAGATATGATGAACAAGGTATTTACTATATTGGTATTAAAGATTTTCTTTTAACAGATAGTGTATTTGAAAATTAA